From the Micromonospora sediminicola genome, one window contains:
- a CDS encoding zinc ribbon domain-containing protein, whose protein sequence is MKADPKVQRRLLDLQAIDTTLAQLAHRRRSLPERAELEALARELSALEDERVRAQVAVDDLDRDIARLEKDVDQVRARKSKDEARLASGSGPARELEALQHELVSLNRRQSDLEDAELELMEQRETAQGVLDGIEGRIADARERRAAAEQRRDDALAEIAKEEEFKRTSRQPLAGDLPADLVTLYDKIRADTGLGAALLTGGRCGGCRLELSGADLARIRKADPDDVVRCEECRRIMVRTNESGL, encoded by the coding sequence GTGAAGGCTGACCCGAAGGTGCAGCGTCGCCTGCTCGACCTGCAGGCGATCGACACCACCCTGGCCCAGCTCGCGCACCGCCGCCGGAGCCTGCCGGAGCGGGCCGAGCTGGAGGCGCTCGCGCGGGAGCTGTCCGCGCTGGAGGACGAGCGGGTCCGCGCCCAGGTGGCCGTCGACGACCTGGACCGGGACATCGCCCGGCTGGAGAAGGACGTCGACCAGGTGCGGGCGCGCAAGAGCAAGGACGAGGCCCGGCTGGCCTCGGGCAGCGGCCCGGCCCGGGAGCTGGAGGCGCTCCAGCACGAGCTGGTCTCGCTCAACCGCCGGCAGAGCGACCTGGAGGACGCCGAGCTGGAGCTGATGGAGCAGCGGGAGACCGCGCAGGGCGTGCTCGACGGCATCGAGGGGCGGATCGCCGACGCCCGGGAGCGCCGGGCCGCGGCCGAGCAGCGCCGCGACGACGCGCTGGCCGAGATCGCCAAGGAGGAGGAGTTCAAGCGCACCTCCCGCCAGCCGCTCGCCGGTGACCTGCCGGCGGACCTGGTCACCCTCTACGACAAGATCCGCGCGGACACCGGGCTGGGCGCGGCGCTGCTCACCGGGGGCCGCTGCGGCGGCTGCCGGCTGGAGCTCTCCGGCGCCGACCTGGCCCGCATCCGCAAGGCCGACCCGGACGACGTGGTCCGCTGCGAGGAGTGCCGCCGGATCATGGTCCGGACGAACGAGTCGGGGCTGTAG
- a CDS encoding bifunctional RNase H/acid phosphatase: MAVRAVVIEADGGSRGNPGPAGYGAVVRDPETGEVLAERSASIGTATNNVAEYRGLIAGLEAAAELGAVEVEARMDSKLVVEQMCGRWQIKHPGLRPLAAQAAGLVGRFAAVRFVWVPRERNRHADALANAAMDAAAAGAPAEAAATPPPAATVARATGTDPATTPASWEPRATEEGTRLILVRHGETERTVQKRYSGRGDVPLTERGRAQAAATAARVAELAPSVAAVVSSPLSRCVATAEAVAARIGDPPVRTDDDLIECDFGIWEGRTFAEVRQGWPGELDAWLASTRVAPPQGESFTTVAERTGRAVDRLRSAYPGETVVVVSHVSPIKLVLRDALAAGDAFLHRLYLDTAGVSVLDLYPDGGVAVRLVNDTAHLRNL, from the coding sequence GTGGCGGTGCGCGCGGTGGTCATCGAGGCCGACGGCGGCTCCCGGGGCAACCCGGGGCCGGCCGGCTACGGCGCGGTGGTCCGGGACCCGGAGACCGGCGAGGTGCTGGCCGAGCGGTCGGCGTCGATCGGCACGGCGACGAACAACGTGGCCGAGTACCGGGGCCTGATCGCCGGGCTGGAGGCCGCCGCCGAGCTGGGCGCGGTCGAGGTCGAGGCGCGGATGGACTCCAAGCTGGTGGTCGAGCAGATGTGCGGCCGCTGGCAGATCAAGCACCCCGGGCTGCGCCCGCTCGCGGCCCAGGCCGCCGGGCTGGTCGGCCGGTTCGCCGCCGTACGCTTCGTCTGGGTGCCCCGCGAGCGCAACCGGCACGCCGACGCCCTGGCCAACGCGGCGATGGACGCGGCGGCCGCCGGCGCGCCGGCCGAGGCCGCGGCGACGCCGCCGCCCGCGGCGACGGTGGCCCGGGCCACCGGCACCGACCCGGCCACCACCCCGGCCTCGTGGGAGCCCCGCGCGACCGAGGAGGGCACCCGGCTGATCCTGGTGCGGCACGGGGAGACCGAGCGCACCGTGCAGAAGCGCTACTCCGGCCGGGGCGACGTGCCGCTGACCGAGCGCGGGCGGGCGCAGGCCGCGGCCACCGCCGCCCGGGTGGCCGAGCTGGCGCCGTCCGTCGCGGCCGTGGTCAGCTCGCCGCTGTCCCGGTGCGTGGCCACCGCCGAGGCGGTCGCCGCGCGGATCGGCGACCCACCGGTACGCACCGACGACGACCTGATCGAGTGCGACTTCGGGATCTGGGAGGGACGCACGTTCGCCGAGGTGCGCCAGGGCTGGCCGGGCGAACTGGACGCGTGGCTCGCCTCGACCCGGGTCGCTCCGCCGCAGGGCGAGTCGTTCACCACCGTCGCCGAGCGGACCGGGCGCGCGGTGGACCGGCTGCGGTCGGCGTACCCGGGGGAGACCGTGGTGGTCGTCTCCCACGTCTCGCCGATCAAGCTGGTGCTGCGCGACGCCCTCGCCGCCGGCGACGCGTTCCTGCACCGGCTCTACCTGGACACCGCGGGCGTCTCGGTCCTCGACCTGTACCCGGACGGCGGCGTCGCGGTCCGCCTCGTCAACGACACCGCGCACCTGCGGAACCTCTGA
- a CDS encoding DUF3311 domain-containing protein, producing the protein MATPEPEALDTARSRAKDKSPWNWLLFIPIVVPLIPAFFNADSPRLFGFPRFYWLQLAWILLGVGTTTLVYQMTKKKRGDR; encoded by the coding sequence ATGGCCACACCGGAACCGGAGGCGCTGGACACGGCGCGATCCAGGGCGAAGGACAAGAGTCCCTGGAACTGGTTGCTCTTCATCCCGATCGTGGTGCCGCTGATCCCGGCCTTCTTCAACGCGGACTCGCCCCGGCTGTTCGGGTTCCCGCGCTTCTACTGGCTGCAACTGGCCTGGATCCTGCTGGGCGTCGGCACCACCACGCTGGTCTACCAGATGACCAAGAAGAAGCGGGGTGACCGCTGA
- the mctP gene encoding monocarboxylate uptake permease MctP, with product MWRDHLTEIIVFSLLFLLVSAMGFVAARWRRPQDMAHLDEWGLGGRSFGGWITWFLVGGDLYTAYTFVAVPALIFGAGAAGFFAVPYTIVIYPLVFLVLCRLWSVSHRHGFVTPADFVRNRFGSPILALLVAITGIVATMPYIALQLVGIEAVLKTMGVTGDSALARHLPIIIAFAILAAYTYQSGLRAPALIAFVKDSLIYVVILVAVVYLPYKLGGWGSIFDAADAKFQGTANNPNDGILLNANNQLQYVTLAFGSALALFLYPHSITGVLASRNRDVIKRNMSALPAYSLLLGLIALLGYMAIAANVKPLPGAKEGSVDGNTVVPLLFDQQFPDWFAGVAYAAIGIGALVPAAIMSIAAANLFTRNIYKEYLKRDATPAQEANVSKITSLVVKVGAVACIVFLDPQFSIDLQLIGGVIILQTLPAVALGLYTRWFHRGALIAGWVAGMGLGMWMLYQIGNPATGKKHFAGSAFPLSEFGFDTKKTIYVGIVAVLVNLVVAALGTLVLRAAKVADGPDGTTPDDYFADEGDPRVTTSADSADSAREPVA from the coding sequence ATGTGGCGCGACCACCTCACCGAGATCATCGTCTTCTCGCTGCTGTTCCTCCTGGTCAGCGCCATGGGTTTCGTGGCGGCCCGGTGGCGGCGACCGCAGGACATGGCCCACCTCGACGAGTGGGGTCTGGGCGGGCGCAGCTTCGGCGGCTGGATCACCTGGTTCCTGGTCGGCGGTGACCTCTACACCGCGTACACGTTCGTGGCGGTGCCGGCGCTGATCTTCGGGGCGGGCGCGGCCGGCTTCTTCGCCGTGCCGTACACGATCGTGATCTATCCGCTGGTGTTCCTGGTGCTCTGCCGGCTCTGGTCGGTCTCGCACCGGCACGGCTTCGTCACCCCGGCCGACTTCGTGCGCAACCGGTTCGGCTCGCCGATCCTGGCGCTGCTGGTGGCGATCACCGGCATCGTCGCCACCATGCCGTACATCGCGCTGCAGCTGGTCGGCATCGAGGCGGTGCTCAAGACCATGGGCGTCACCGGCGACAGCGCGCTGGCCCGGCACCTGCCGATCATCATTGCGTTCGCCATCCTGGCCGCCTACACCTACCAGTCCGGGCTGCGCGCGCCGGCGCTGATCGCCTTCGTCAAGGACTCGCTGATCTACGTGGTGATCCTGGTGGCGGTCGTCTACCTGCCCTACAAGCTGGGCGGGTGGGGCAGCATCTTCGACGCCGCGGACGCCAAGTTCCAGGGCACGGCCAACAATCCCAACGACGGCATCCTGCTCAACGCCAACAATCAGCTCCAGTACGTGACGCTGGCGTTCGGCTCGGCGCTGGCGCTCTTCCTCTACCCGCACAGCATCACCGGCGTGCTGGCCAGCCGGAACCGGGACGTGATCAAGCGGAACATGTCCGCGCTGCCGGCGTACAGCCTGTTGCTCGGGCTGATCGCGCTGCTCGGCTACATGGCCATCGCGGCGAACGTGAAGCCGTTGCCCGGCGCGAAGGAGGGCAGCGTCGACGGCAACACGGTGGTGCCGCTGCTGTTCGACCAGCAGTTCCCGGACTGGTTCGCCGGTGTGGCGTACGCGGCCATCGGCATCGGCGCGCTGGTGCCGGCGGCGATCATGTCGATCGCGGCAGCGAACCTGTTCACCCGCAACATCTACAAGGAGTACCTGAAGCGGGACGCGACGCCGGCCCAGGAGGCCAACGTCTCGAAGATCACCTCGCTGGTGGTGAAGGTCGGCGCGGTGGCCTGCATCGTCTTCCTCGACCCGCAGTTCTCCATCGACCTCCAGCTCATCGGCGGCGTGATCATCCTGCAGACGCTGCCGGCGGTGGCGCTCGGCCTCTACACCCGCTGGTTCCACCGGGGCGCGCTGATCGCCGGCTGGGTGGCCGGCATGGGCCTGGGCATGTGGATGCTCTACCAGATCGGCAACCCGGCGACCGGGAAGAAGCACTTCGCCGGGTCGGCGTTCCCGCTCTCCGAGTTCGGCTTCGACACCAAGAAGACGATCTACGTGGGGATCGTGGCGGTGCTGGTGAACCTGGTGGTGGCCGCGCTGGGCACGCTGGTGCTGCGGGCGGCGAAGGTGGCCGACGGGCCGGACGGCACCACGCCGGACGACTACTTCGCCGACGAGGGGGACCCGCGGGTCACCACCTCCGCCGACAGCGCCGACTCCGCGCGCGAGCCGGTCGCATGA
- a CDS encoding MarR family winged helix-turn-helix transcriptional regulator, which translates to MSDDAHAKEVTLGRIETEVALLMRLGEATRRGTGTMEHRLLDRAAYVILRHLDQAGPQNVSALAARLNLDGSTVTRQVSALQRDGLIARTPDPADGRGTVISATAAGLQRMAAVRAARTRLYGEMLASWSEADRDTLAELLHRLNEALDARNRRR; encoded by the coding sequence ATGAGCGACGACGCCCACGCGAAAGAGGTCACACTCGGCCGGATCGAAACCGAGGTCGCGCTGCTGATGCGACTGGGCGAGGCGACCCGGCGGGGCACCGGCACCATGGAGCACCGGCTGCTCGACCGCGCCGCGTACGTGATCCTGCGCCACCTCGACCAGGCCGGGCCGCAGAACGTCTCGGCGCTGGCCGCCCGGCTCAACCTGGACGGGTCCACGGTCACCCGGCAGGTCTCCGCGCTCCAGCGCGACGGCCTGATCGCGCGTACCCCCGACCCGGCCGACGGGCGCGGCACGGTGATCTCCGCGACGGCGGCCGGGCTCCAGCGGATGGCGGCCGTGCGGGCCGCCCGCACCCGGCTCTACGGCGAGATGCTGGCCTCCTGGTCCGAGGCGGACCGGGACACCCTGGCGGAGCTGCTGCACCGCCTCAACGAGGCGCTCGACGCGCGAAACCGCCGCCGCTGA
- a CDS encoding MFS transporter, whose amino-acid sequence MDRRSEPNRSAIYATTLVAFLAIAGIAVVDPILPAIGEAIGVTAWQVELLFTAYIAVMAVGMIPATLASGKFGFKPVLITGVSVVGLAAILASFSNDIVQLSVLRGVWGLGNAMFFATATAMVVLVNLANDWEWVVGLFETALGLGFAVGPLIGGLLGEVSWRLPFFVCGVFMVLALGVAARKLREPTNKQAPVRVGQIFATYRRPAFITLCVVTAAYNFVFFVVLGYTPLFLRLDVIPLGLAFTGWGLGLAAGILLIGHRLAHRIGAVQTVGVAIVGLLACMVLFATSTGTAMSLVVLVVAGLFMGLANANLTDLALGLGSADRRIATGAFNLVRWGAAAPAPIISGKLAEHGLALPFWVGFGVLAVGVLVYLGFGHLMAAGYGERVVWNRAARTAEHAPEEPVGEAY is encoded by the coding sequence GTGGATCGCCGATCCGAGCCCAACCGCAGTGCCATCTACGCCACCACGCTCGTGGCGTTCCTCGCCATCGCCGGCATCGCCGTGGTGGACCCGATCCTGCCCGCCATCGGCGAGGCGATCGGCGTCACCGCCTGGCAGGTCGAGCTGCTCTTCACCGCGTACATCGCGGTCATGGCCGTCGGCATGATCCCGGCCACCCTGGCCAGCGGAAAGTTCGGCTTCAAACCGGTGCTGATCACCGGCGTCTCGGTGGTCGGCCTGGCCGCCATTCTCGCCTCGTTCAGCAACGACATCGTCCAGCTCTCCGTGCTGCGCGGCGTCTGGGGCCTGGGCAACGCGATGTTCTTCGCCACCGCCACCGCCATGGTGGTGCTGGTCAACCTCGCCAACGACTGGGAGTGGGTGGTCGGCCTCTTCGAGACCGCGCTCGGCCTCGGCTTCGCCGTCGGCCCGCTCATCGGCGGCCTGCTCGGCGAGGTGAGCTGGCGGCTGCCGTTCTTCGTCTGCGGCGTGTTCATGGTGCTCGCGCTCGGCGTCGCCGCCCGCAAGCTCCGCGAACCCACGAACAAGCAGGCTCCGGTACGCGTGGGCCAGATCTTCGCCACCTACCGCCGGCCGGCGTTCATCACGCTCTGCGTGGTCACCGCCGCGTACAACTTCGTCTTCTTCGTGGTGCTCGGCTACACGCCGCTGTTCCTGCGCCTCGACGTCATCCCGCTGGGCCTGGCGTTCACCGGCTGGGGCCTCGGCCTCGCCGCCGGCATCCTGCTGATCGGGCACCGGCTGGCCCACCGCATCGGCGCGGTGCAAACCGTCGGTGTGGCCATCGTCGGCCTGCTGGCCTGCATGGTGCTGTTCGCCACCTCCACCGGCACCGCCATGTCGCTCGTCGTCCTGGTCGTCGCCGGCCTGTTCATGGGCCTGGCCAACGCCAACCTCACCGACCTGGCGCTCGGCCTCGGCTCCGCCGACCGCCGCATCGCCACCGGCGCGTTCAACCTGGTCCGCTGGGGCGCCGCCGCGCCCGCCCCGATCATCTCCGGCAAGCTGGCCGAACACGGCCTGGCGCTGCCGTTCTGGGTCGGCTTCGGGGTGCTCGCCGTCGGCGTGCTGGTCTACCTCGGCTTCGGCCACCTGATGGCCGCCGGCTACGGCGAGCGGGTGGTGTGGAACCGGGCCGCCCGCACCGCCGAGCACGCCCCGGAGGAGCCGGTGGGGGAGGCGTACTGA
- a CDS encoding sulfite exporter TauE/SafE family protein has protein sequence MDLSDAALLLAAGLAAGTVNAVAGGGSLITFPALIASGLPPVPANVTNSVSVFPGYLASVAGSRADLPRGRALWSLLPTAAVGTVVGCVLLLATPARAFELVVPFLVLGATAVLAFQDPLRRLVGHPAQLSPRRRTVTVQVMVAVGAVYGGYFGAALGVMLVAGLALVLDATLARVTAVKNLLSAVVGLTTLVVFALFGPVNWVAVAVVAPATLVGGYVGARLARRLPAVVLKTVIVLFGTTIGLYLLWRALT, from the coding sequence ATGGATCTCTCCGACGCCGCGCTGCTGCTCGCCGCCGGCCTCGCCGCGGGCACGGTGAACGCGGTCGCCGGCGGCGGCTCGCTGATCACGTTCCCGGCGCTGATCGCGAGCGGCCTGCCGCCGGTGCCGGCCAACGTCACCAACTCCGTGTCCGTCTTCCCGGGCTACCTGGCCAGCGTGGCGGGCAGCCGGGCGGACCTGCCGCGCGGGCGGGCCCTGTGGTCGCTGCTGCCGACCGCCGCGGTGGGCACGGTGGTCGGTTGCGTGCTGCTGCTGGCCACCCCGGCCCGCGCGTTCGAGCTGGTGGTGCCGTTCCTGGTGCTGGGCGCGACGGCGGTGCTGGCGTTCCAGGACCCGCTGCGCCGGCTGGTGGGTCATCCGGCGCAGCTGAGCCCGCGCCGCCGTACGGTCACCGTGCAGGTCATGGTCGCGGTCGGCGCGGTGTACGGCGGCTACTTCGGCGCGGCGCTCGGGGTGATGCTGGTGGCCGGGTTGGCCCTGGTGCTGGACGCCACGCTGGCCCGGGTGACGGCGGTGAAGAACCTGCTGTCGGCCGTGGTGGGGCTGACCACGCTGGTGGTGTTCGCCCTGTTCGGCCCGGTGAACTGGGTGGCCGTCGCGGTGGTCGCGCCGGCCACCCTGGTCGGGGGGTACGTGGGCGCCCGGCTGGCCCGCCGGCTTCCGGCGGTGGTGCTGAAGACGGTCATCGTGCTGTTCGGCACGACCATCGGCCTCTACCTGCTGTGGCGCGCGCTGACCTGA
- a CDS encoding DNA adenine methylase produces the protein MTGSSTAPLEVRAWGRTAAASPLRYPGGKAALAGLFKELIGRLGADSARYVEPYAGGAGAGIALLKRDVVQELVINDIDPAVYCFWIAVTSKPHDFAAKICDTPLNVEEWRKQKQIYRDADETDPLSLGFAFFYLNRTNRSGILHAGPIGGVHQNGNYKIDARFNRDQLAERVAIIGGLASRITVFGRDGMSIVKEFVEDGSTFIYVDPPYVEMGGSLYLNAFTHRDHSDLAQVLNGNPDGNWVVTYDPSDLVRQLYKDCHVREYQLSYSAHRAGRARELFIASRPMARQLLPV, from the coding sequence GTGACAGGGTCGAGTACCGCGCCTCTAGAGGTTAGGGCATGGGGGAGAACCGCAGCGGCAAGCCCGCTCAGGTACCCAGGCGGTAAGGCTGCGCTTGCTGGCCTCTTCAAAGAGCTCATCGGTCGGCTCGGTGCCGACTCCGCCCGTTATGTCGAGCCTTACGCTGGTGGGGCAGGCGCTGGAATCGCTTTGCTGAAGCGTGATGTGGTTCAGGAACTAGTTATCAACGACATCGATCCTGCCGTCTATTGCTTCTGGATTGCGGTTACCTCCAAGCCCCACGATTTCGCCGCTAAAATCTGTGATACGCCGTTGAATGTGGAAGAGTGGCGGAAACAGAAGCAAATCTACCGGGACGCGGACGAAACAGATCCACTGTCGCTGGGCTTCGCTTTCTTCTACCTCAATCGTACTAACCGCTCCGGCATACTTCATGCCGGCCCTATTGGCGGTGTCCATCAGAACGGAAATTACAAAATTGATGCCCGATTCAATCGAGACCAACTTGCTGAGCGGGTAGCTATAATTGGCGGGCTTGCCTCACGCATTACTGTATTTGGTCGCGATGGAATGTCGATTGTGAAGGAGTTTGTTGAGGATGGCTCCACCTTCATTTACGTCGATCCGCCGTATGTCGAAATGGGTGGAAGTCTCTATCTAAATGCGTTTACTCACCGGGATCACTCGGATCTTGCGCAGGTCCTTAATGGTAATCCCGACGGTAACTGGGTAGTAACCTACGACCCATCTGATCTGGTTCGTCAACTGTACAAGGACTGTCATGTCAGGGAGTATCAACTCAGTTATAGCGCTCATCGAGCGGGAAGGGCACGAGAGCTCTTCATCGCCTCGCGCCCTATGGCTCGTCAACTGCTTCCCGTCTAG
- a CDS encoding GntR family transcriptional regulator gives MPTPHYGQPRYRVIATELERRIESGVIPPGALLPAESVLTAEFRASRGTIRQAIAVLREAALVFTEHGRGTYASLRPKGRSAARGSQAEARSREVAADSELAAIFAVEVGTALVEHQSIDRKDGVVEAVARTYRLLRPSR, from the coding sequence GTGCCCACCCCGCACTACGGACAGCCCCGCTACCGCGTCATCGCCACTGAGCTGGAGAGACGTATTGAAAGTGGGGTTATTCCGCCCGGCGCCCTCTTGCCAGCCGAGAGCGTCCTCACTGCCGAGTTCAGGGCAAGTCGCGGGACGATCCGCCAAGCCATAGCGGTCCTGCGCGAAGCCGCCCTGGTCTTCACAGAGCACGGTCGCGGCACCTATGCAAGCCTGCGCCCGAAGGGCAGAAGTGCAGCCAGAGGCAGTCAGGCAGAGGCTAGATCGCGGGAAGTCGCCGCAGACTCAGAGCTTGCGGCCATTTTCGCCGTCGAGGTCGGCACGGCTCTGGTCGAGCATCAGAGCATCGACCGCAAGGACGGAGTCGTCGAGGCAGTGGCCAGAACCTACCGATTGCTTCGACCAAGCCGCTAG